One Eleginops maclovinus isolate JMC-PN-2008 ecotype Puerto Natales chromosome 22, JC_Emac_rtc_rv5, whole genome shotgun sequence DNA segment encodes these proteins:
- the comtd1 gene encoding catechol O-methyltransferase domain-containing protein 1: MAIDIKTIVFLGLAVVLTGLGKSAFIGKSHSGGKDDPVLQYVVNNSLREHPVLTKLRLKTLEDPWNIMMVASEQAQFMANLIRLINATKAIEIGMYTGYNALSMALAMPQNGSVVACEIEDTYVEIAKPYFKEAGVENKIDVRHDIAMKTLDELIAAGEAGKYDFVFIDADKFNYDRYYEKSLELIRPGGIIAIDNVLWSGKVVDPAPSDLTSQALDALNKKLHKDQRIDLSMLTVGDGLSIVIKR; the protein is encoded by the exons ATGGCTATAGATATCAAAACAATTGTATTCCTTGGCCTTGCTGTTGTACTAACAG GTTTGGGAAAGTCTGCCTTCATCGGAAAGAGCCACAGTGGAGGGAAGGATGATCCTGTGCTGCAGTATGTTGTCAACAACTCACTGAGAGAGCACCCTGTCCTCACCAAACTCAGACTG aaaaCCCTTGAAGACCCATGGAACATCATGATGGTTGCCAGTGAACAAGCCCAGTTTATGGCAAATCTTATAAGACTGATAAATGCAACTAAAGCCATTGAAATTG GGATGTACACTGGGTACAATGCCCTGAGCATGGCTTTGGCCATGCCACAAAATGGAAGTGTAGTAGCTTGTGAAATAGAAGACACCTATGTGGAAATCGCCAAACCTTATTTTAAAGAG GCTGGAGTTGAAAATAAGATAGATGTACGCCATGATATTGCAATGAAGACACTAG ATGAACTGATTGCAGCCGGGGAAGCTGGAAAATATGACTTTGTGTTCATAGATGCTGACAAATTTAACTATGACAGATACTATGAGAAGTCACTAGAGCTCATAAGGCCAGGGGGCATCATTGCCATTGACAAT GTGCTGTGGAGTGGAAAGGTTGTGGATCCTGCCCCCAGTGACCTCACCTCCCAGGCTCTGGATGCTCTCAATAAGAAGCTACACAAGGACCAGAGGATTGATCTGAGCATGCTCACTGTGGGCGACGGGCTGTCTATTGTCATCAAACGCTAA